One window of Trifolium pratense cultivar HEN17-A07 linkage group LG5, ARS_RC_1.1, whole genome shotgun sequence genomic DNA carries:
- the LOC123886470 gene encoding cationic amino acid transporter 1-like, which produces MEDALSSSPSLCPVVHDMNLENRGGRNEFFPEDSFKSWGDYGKAFMKTPFRLKDRMFTRSKDYMEIVEMKARSNHQMKKTLSWWDLIWFGIGAVVGSGIFVLTGLEAREEAGPAVVLSYVVSGTAALLSVFCYTEFAVEIPVAGGSFAYLRVELGDFVAFIAAGNILLEYVIGAAAVARSWTSYFANLCNKNPDDFRIIVHSMNPNYGHLDPIAVGALIAIAILASFSTKASSMFNKIATILHLFVIVFIIVVGLINANPENYSSFTPFGTRGIFKASAVLFFAYIGFDAVSTMAEETKNPGRDIPIGLVGSMVIITLIYCLLASTLCLMQNYKTIDVNAPFSVAFSSIGWGWAKYIVALGALKGMTTVLLVNVVGASRYLTHISRTHMMPPWFALVHEKTGTPLNATIAMVISTAMVAFFTDLRILSNLLSISTLFIFMLVAVGILVRRYYSTGVTTKENQIKLIVCIVLIIGSSCGMSGYRAMSNGWIGWAVTVPFWLLGTGGVWFLVPEAKKPKVWGVPLVPLSPSFSIAINIFLLGSIDKDSYIRFGIWSGILLIYYVLIGLHASYDASKEVESRHYMAQYIDKEMEIKDKEIKNVEEECKI; this is translated from the exons atggaGGATGCACTTTCTTCATCACCTTCTCTTTGTCCAGTTGTTCAT gACATGAATCTTGAAAACAGAGGAGGAAGAAATGAGTTTTTCCCTGAAGATTCATTTAAGAGTTGGGGTGATTATGGAAAAGCGTTTATGAAAACACCATTTCGGTTGAAAGATAGAATGTTTACACGTTCTAAAGATTACATGGAAATTGTTGAAATGAAAGCTAGAAGTAACCATCAAATGAAGAAGACACTAAGTTGGTGGGATCTtatttggtttggaattggaGCTGTTGTAGGTTCTGGAATTTTCGTTCTAACCGGACTTGAAGCTCGTGAGGAGGCAGGTCCAGCCGTTGTTTTGTCGTATGTTGTCTCCGGTACCGCGGCTTTGCTGTCGGTTTTCTGTTACACCGAATTTGCTGTCGAAATTCCTGTTGCAG GTGGGTCATTTGCATACTTAAGAGTAGAACTAGGAGACTTTGTGGCCTTTATAGCCGCCGGAAACATACTCCTTGAATATGTTATAGGAGCAGCGGCCGTAGCTCGGTCATGGACCTCTTATTTCGCCAACCTATGCAACAAAAACCCGGACGATTTTCGCATAATAGTCCACAGCATGAACCCTAATTATGGCCATCTTGACCCTATTGCTGTTGGAGCCCTCATAGCCATTGCCATCCTTGCAAGCTTCAGCACAAAGGCTTCTTCCATGTTCAACAAAATTGCCACAATTCTCCACTTATTTGTCATTGTCTTCATCATCGTCGTTGGCCTAATCAATGCCAACCCGGAAAACTACTCATCATTTACGCCTTTTGGTACTCGAGGCATTTTCAAAGCTTCGGCTGTTCTTTTCTTTGCTTACATAGGTTTTGATGCTGTTTCAACTATGGCTGAGGAAACTAAAAACCCTGGAAGAGACATTCCTATTGGACTTGTTGGCTCAATGGTGATTATCACtttaatatattgtttactAGCATCAACACTTTGCCTTATGCAGAACTACAAAACCATCGATGTCAATGCGCCTTTTTCCGTTGCGTTTAGTTCAATTGGATGGGGATGGGCTAAATACATTGTTGCATTGGGAGCATTAAAAGGAATGACGACCGTTTTGTTGGTTAATGTTGTCGGTGCTTCGCGTTATTTAACACACATTTCTCGTACTCACATGATGCCTCCTTGGTTTGCTCTTGTTCACGAAAAAACCGGAACACCTTTGAATGCTACAATTGCAATGGTTATATCTACTGCTATGGTTGCATTTTTCACAGATCTTCGTATTCTATCGAACTTATTATCAATTTCAACGCTTTTTATTTTCATGCTTGTGGCAGTTGGGATTTTAGTCCGTCGTTATTATTCGACCGGTGTAACTACAAAAGAGAATCAAATTAAGCTAATTGTGTGTATTGTGTTGATTATTGGATCTTCATGTGGCATGTCTGGTTATAGAGCAATGAGTAATGGTTGGATTGGTTGGGCAGTTACTGTTCCATTTTGGCTATTAGGAACAGGAGGTGTTTGGTTTCTTGTTCCAGAAGCAAAGAAACCTAAAGTTTGGGGGGTACCTTTAGTTCCATTGTCACCTTCATTTTCTATTGCTATTAATATATTTCTTCTTGGATCTATTGATAAAGATTCATATATAAGGTTTGGGATATGGTCAGggattttgttgatttattatGTTCTGATTGGGCTACATGCTTCTTATGATGCATCAAAGGAGGTTGAGAGTAGACATTATATGGCCCAATATATTGACAAGGAGATGGAGATTAAGGACAAGGAGATTAAGAATGTAGAAGAGGAATGTAAAATTTAG
- the LOC123886471 gene encoding cationic amino acid transporter 1-like, which yields MEDALSSSPSLCPVVHDMNLENRGGRNEFFPEDSFKSWGDYGKAFMKTPFRLKDRMFTRSKDYMEIVEMKARSNHQMKKTLSWWDLIWFGIGAVVGSGIFVLTGLEAREEAGPAVVLSYVVSGTAALLSVFCYTEFAVEIPVAGGSFAYLRVELGDFVAFIAAGNILLEYVIGAAAVARSWTSYFATLCNKNPDDFRIIVHSMNPNYGHLDPIAVGALIAIAILASFSTKASSMFNKIATILHLFVIVFIIVVGLINANPENYSSFTPFGTRGIFKASAVLFFAYIGFDAVSTMAEETKNPGRDIPIGLVGSMVIITLIYCLLASTLCLMQNYKTIDVNAPFSVAFSSIGWGWAKYIVALGALKGMTTVLLVNVVGASRYLTHISRTHMMPPWFALVHEKTGTPLNATIAMVISTAMVAFFTDLRILSNLLSISTLFIFMLVAVGILVRRYYSTGVTTKENQIKLIVCIVLIIGSSCGMSGYRAMSDGWIGWAVTAPLWLLGTGGIWFLVPEAKKPKVWGVPLVPLLPSFSIAINIFLLGSIDKDSYIRFGICVGSTARVYI from the exons atggaggaTGCACTTTCTTCATCACCTTCTCTTTGTCCAGTTGTTCAT gACATGAATCTTGAAAACAGAGGAGGAAGAAATGAGTTTTTCCCTGAAGATTCATTTAAGAGTTGGGGTGATTATGGAAAAGCGTTTATGAAAACACCATTTCGGTTGAAAGATAGAATGTTTACACGTTCTAAAGATTACATGGAAATTGTTGAAATGAAAGCTAGAAGTAACCATCAAATGAAGAAGACACTAAGTTGGTGGGATCTtatttggtttggaattggaGCTGTTGTAGGTTCCGGAATTTTCGTTCTAACCGGACTTGAAGCTCGTGAGGAGGCAGGTCCAGCCGTTGTTTTGTCGTATGTTGTCTCCGGTACCGCGGCTTTGCTGTCGGTTTTCTGTTACACCGAATTTGCTGTCGAAATTCCTGTTGCAG GTGGGTCATTTGCATACTTAAGAGTAGAACTAGGAGACTTTGTGGCCTTTATAGCCGCCGGAAACATACTCCTTGAATATGTTATAGGAGCAGCGGCCGTAGCTCGGTCATGGACCTCTTATTTCGCCACCCTATGCAACAAAAACCCGGACGATTTTCGCATAATAGTCCACAGCATGAACCCTAATTATGGCCATCTTGACCCTATTGCTGTTGGAGCCCTCATAGCCATTGCCATCCTTGCAAGCTTCAGCACAAAGGCTTCTTCCATGTTCAACAAAATTGCCACAATTCTCCACTTATTTGTCATTGTCTTCATCATCGTCGTTGGCCTAATCAATGCCAACCCGGAAAACTACTCATCATTTACGCCTTTTGGTACTCGAGGCATTTTCAAAGCTTCGGCTGTTCTTTTCTTTGCTTACATAGGTTTTGATGCTGTTTCAACTATGGCTGAGGAAACTAAAAACCCTGGAAGAGACATTCCTATTGGACTTGTTGGCTCAATGGTGATTATCACtttaatatattgtttactAGCATCAACACTTTGCCTTATGCAGAACTACAAAACCATCGATGTCAATGCGCCTTTTTCCGTTGCTTTTAGTTCAATTGGATGGGGATGGGCTAAATACATTGTTGCATTGGGAGCATTAAAAGGAATGACGACCGTTTTGTTGGTTAATGTTGTCGGTGCTTCGCGTTATTTAACACACATTTCTCGTACTCACATGATGCCTCCTTGGTTTGCTCTTGTTCACGAAAAAACCGGAACACCTTTGAATGCTACAATTGCAATGGTTATATCTACTGCTATGGTTGCATTTTTCACAGATCTTCGCATTCTATCGAACTTATTATCAATTTCAACGCTTTTTATTTTCATGCTTGTGGCAGTTGGGATTTTAGTCCGTCGTTATTATTCGACCGGTGTAACTACAAAAGAGAATCAAATTAAGCTAATTGTGTGTATTGTGTTGATTATTGGATCTTCATGTGGCATGTCTGGTTATAGAGCAATGAGTGATGGTTGGATTGGTTGGGCAGTTACTGCTCCATTGTGGCTATTAGGAACAGGAGGTATTTGGTTTCTTGTTCCAGAAGCAAAGAAACCTAAAGTTTGGGGGGTACCATTAGTTCCCTTGTTACCTTCATTTTCTATTGCTATTAATATATTTCTTCTTGGATCTATTGATAAAGATTCATATATAAGGTTTGGGATAtgtgttggt agtacggctagggtttatatcTGA